From one Microbacterium sp. 10M-3C3 genomic stretch:
- a CDS encoding TetR/AcrR family transcriptional regulator, with translation MTSDTDAATAAPSYPARRGRPGYDRAGVLSVAVQLFNEQGYDATSVSDLAQRLGLTKSALYHHFSSKEELLAIALDQALGGLEAVLDEPAATQGRAYDRLRHVIRGAADVLVAELPAVTLLLRVRGNSAVEQNALERRRLFDQRVTRLVAEAQREGDLRTDVDAGVVARLIFGMINSVVEWYRPGGTVDGGRLAHDILTVALEGLAAARP, from the coding sequence GTGACCTCGGACACGGATGCGGCGACCGCCGCCCCGTCGTACCCCGCGCGGCGCGGCCGCCCCGGCTACGACCGCGCCGGGGTGCTCTCGGTGGCCGTGCAGCTGTTCAACGAGCAGGGCTATGACGCGACCTCCGTCTCCGACCTCGCGCAGCGCCTCGGCCTGACGAAGTCGGCCCTGTACCACCACTTCTCCTCGAAGGAGGAGCTCCTCGCGATCGCGCTGGATCAGGCGCTCGGGGGCCTGGAGGCCGTGCTCGACGAGCCGGCCGCGACGCAGGGCCGCGCATACGATCGGCTCCGCCACGTCATCCGGGGCGCCGCAGACGTTCTCGTCGCGGAGCTCCCGGCGGTGACGCTCCTCCTGCGCGTGCGCGGCAACAGCGCGGTCGAGCAGAACGCGCTCGAGCGCCGGCGCCTGTTCGACCAGCGCGTGACGCGGCTCGTCGCCGAGGCCCAGCGCGAGGGCGACCTGCGCACCGACGTCGACGCCGGCGTGGTCGCGCGCCTCATCTTCGGCATGATCAACTCCGTCGTGGAGTGGTACCGGCCCGGGGGCACGGTCGACGGCGGCCGCCTCGCGCACGACATCTTGACCGTCGCGCTCGAGGGGCTCGCCGCCGCCCGTCCGTGA
- a CDS encoding MFS transporter — MASSTQERTRAATMSREERKVLAGTLVGTSIEWYDFFIYAQAAGLVLAPLFLAPLAQSNPGLAQVLSFATIGISFLFRPLGAVVAGWLGDRLGRKRMLVLTLILMGASTSLIGVLPTFETVGVLAPVLLILLRILQGFSAGGEWGGAALMSVEHAPIGRRGFFGAFPQIGVPIGMILATATLWILTSTMSPEAFLAWGWRVPFLLSIVLIVVGYIIRRAVEESPVFEDLLRRRKESSAPLKPLFRKNWREVVLTALVFIGNNAAGYLLIAFFATYAVTALGMDRPTVLLATTLASFGWLAFTLYGGRLSDRLGRVRTFQLGYVLLALWAVPMWFLIDTANILWYFVALFVMTIGLGLSYGPQAALYAELFPANVRYSGVSIGYALGAILGGAFAPMIAEALMRGTGMSWTIGVYIAVAALVSLGAVSLIKDPKGVDLHA; from the coding sequence ATGGCATCCAGCACCCAGGAGCGCACGCGCGCCGCGACCATGTCGCGCGAAGAGCGCAAGGTCCTCGCCGGCACCCTCGTCGGCACCTCGATCGAGTGGTACGACTTCTTCATCTACGCGCAAGCGGCGGGCCTCGTCCTCGCGCCGCTGTTCCTCGCGCCGCTCGCCCAGTCCAACCCCGGGCTCGCGCAGGTGCTCTCCTTCGCGACGATCGGCATCTCGTTCCTCTTCCGCCCGCTCGGCGCCGTCGTGGCCGGATGGCTCGGCGACCGCCTCGGCCGCAAGCGCATGCTCGTCCTCACGCTCATCCTCATGGGCGCATCGACGTCGCTCATCGGCGTGCTGCCCACCTTCGAGACGGTCGGCGTGCTCGCGCCCGTCCTGCTGATCCTCCTCCGCATCCTGCAGGGCTTCTCGGCCGGCGGCGAGTGGGGCGGGGCGGCCCTGATGTCCGTCGAGCACGCCCCGATCGGCCGCCGCGGGTTCTTCGGCGCGTTCCCGCAGATCGGCGTGCCGATCGGCATGATCCTGGCCACGGCGACCCTGTGGATCCTCACGTCGACGATGTCGCCCGAGGCGTTCCTCGCCTGGGGCTGGCGCGTGCCGTTCCTGCTGTCGATCGTGCTGATCGTCGTCGGGTACATCATCCGCCGCGCGGTCGAGGAGAGCCCCGTCTTCGAAGACCTGCTGCGCCGCCGCAAGGAGTCCTCCGCACCGCTGAAGCCGCTGTTCCGCAAGAACTGGCGCGAGGTCGTGCTCACGGCGCTCGTCTTCATCGGCAACAACGCCGCCGGGTACCTCCTCATCGCGTTCTTCGCGACGTACGCCGTGACCGCCCTCGGCATGGACCGGCCGACGGTGCTCCTCGCGACGACGCTGGCCTCGTTCGGATGGCTCGCGTTCACCCTCTACGGCGGGCGGCTGTCGGATCGCCTCGGACGCGTCCGCACCTTCCAGCTCGGCTACGTGCTGCTGGCACTGTGGGCCGTGCCGATGTGGTTCCTCATCGACACCGCCAACATCCTCTGGTACTTCGTCGCGCTGTTCGTGATGACGATCGGCCTCGGCCTGTCGTACGGACCGCAGGCGGCGCTGTACGCCGAGCTGTTCCCCGCGAACGTGCGGTACTCGGGAGTCTCGATCGGCTACGCGCTCGGCGCGATCCTCGGCGGCGCGTTCGCGCCGATGATCGCCGAGGCGCTCATGCGCGGCACGGGGATGTCGTGGACGATCGGCGTCTACATCGCCGTCGCGGCGCTCGTGTCGCTCGGCGCGGTGTCGCTCATCAAGGATCCGAAGGGCGTCGACCTGCACGCGTGA
- a CDS encoding alpha-L-arabinofuranosidase C-terminal domain-containing protein has protein sequence MTTTARAVIDLDLPGARISRHLYGHFAEHLGRCIYDGFWVGEDSPIPNVRGIRSDIVEALRALDIPNLRWPGGCFADTYHWRDGIGPREQRPRIANTNWGDVVENNHFGTHEFMDLCDLLGADAYVNGNIGSGTVQEMAEWVEYLTRGDDSPMARLRRENGRDEPWRVPFWGLGNEAWGCGGNMSAAYYAEEARRYATFAHDHGGNRLTRIAAGANEDDLEWTRVLMKTLMECHGCTLYGNLPYQAISFHYYTHSGSGINTEAATAFDDRQYYETMAHAAGIERVIRGHIAVMDSYDPDGRVDLVCDEWGTWWNVEAGTNPGFLFQQNTVRDALVAGIHFDVFHRHARRLTMANIAQTVNVLQAMVLTDGDRLVLTPTYHVFEMNTGHQDADSLATHVRDVPTRTVRGQELAMLSMSASVRSTDAGDTALVSLSHLDADEECTVRVDLRGRAARVTRARVLTGDTAAAFNDADAPDRVAPRALDARVEDGVLALTVPPHAFATVELQLA, from the coding sequence GTGACCACGACCGCGCGCGCCGTCATCGACCTCGACCTCCCCGGAGCCCGCATCAGCCGGCACCTGTACGGTCACTTCGCCGAGCACCTCGGCCGCTGCATCTACGACGGGTTCTGGGTCGGCGAGGACTCGCCCATCCCCAACGTCCGCGGCATCCGCAGCGACATCGTCGAGGCGCTCCGGGCGCTCGACATCCCGAATCTGCGGTGGCCGGGCGGATGCTTCGCCGACACCTACCACTGGCGCGACGGCATCGGGCCGCGCGAGCAGCGTCCCCGCATCGCCAACACGAACTGGGGCGACGTCGTGGAGAACAACCACTTCGGCACGCACGAGTTCATGGACCTGTGCGACCTCCTCGGCGCCGACGCGTACGTCAACGGCAACATCGGCAGCGGCACGGTGCAGGAGATGGCTGAGTGGGTCGAGTACCTCACGCGCGGCGACGACAGCCCGATGGCGCGACTGCGGCGCGAGAACGGGCGCGACGAGCCGTGGCGCGTGCCGTTCTGGGGCCTCGGCAACGAGGCGTGGGGATGCGGCGGCAACATGTCGGCCGCGTACTACGCCGAGGAGGCCCGCCGCTACGCGACGTTCGCGCACGACCACGGGGGCAACCGCCTCACGCGCATCGCCGCCGGCGCGAACGAGGACGACCTCGAGTGGACGCGCGTGCTGATGAAGACGCTCATGGAGTGCCACGGCTGCACGCTCTACGGCAACCTGCCGTACCAGGCGATCTCGTTCCACTACTACACGCACTCCGGATCGGGCATCAACACTGAGGCCGCGACGGCGTTCGACGACCGGCAGTACTACGAGACGATGGCGCACGCCGCCGGCATCGAGAGGGTGATCCGCGGGCACATCGCGGTCATGGACTCGTACGACCCCGACGGGCGCGTCGACCTCGTGTGCGACGAATGGGGCACGTGGTGGAACGTCGAGGCGGGCACGAACCCGGGCTTCCTGTTCCAGCAGAACACGGTGCGCGACGCGCTCGTGGCGGGCATCCACTTCGACGTGTTCCACCGTCACGCGCGGCGCCTCACGATGGCGAACATCGCGCAGACGGTCAACGTGCTGCAGGCGATGGTGCTCACCGACGGCGACCGGCTCGTCCTCACCCCGACGTACCACGTGTTCGAGATGAACACGGGGCACCAAGACGCCGACTCCCTCGCGACGCACGTGCGCGACGTGCCGACCCGCACCGTCCGCGGCCAGGAGCTCGCGATGCTGTCGATGTCGGCCTCGGTGCGGTCCACGGACGCGGGCGACACCGCGCTCGTGTCGCTGTCGCACCTCGACGCCGACGAGGAGTGCACGGTGCGCGTCGACCTCCGCGGCCGCGCCGCGCGCGTGACGCGCGCCCGTGTGCTCACGGGAGACACCGCGGCCGCGTTCAACGACGCCGACGCCCCCGACCGGGTGGCGCCGCGCGCGCTGGACGCGCGCGTGGAGGACGGTGTGCTCGCACTGACGGTGCCGCCGCACGCGTTCGCGACGGTCGAGCTGCAGCTCGCGTGA
- a CDS encoding 3-hydroxyacyl-CoA dehydrogenase family protein — translation MSAPARVGVLGGGRMGAGIAHAFALAASRVTIVERDDASADAASARVWESLRRSVERGATDRPLDALAAAVSAGTDAAVFADADLVVEAVPEDRDLKLDGLRRVEAVLPATAVLASNTSSISIDALAAALERPDRFLGLHFFNPVPASALVEVVVGSATAPDVRAAAEGWVAALGKRAVVVRDAPGFASSRLGVALALEAIRMVEEGVAEPADIDAAMELGYRHPVGPLHTTDIVGLDVRLGIAEELAATLGERFAPPQLLRDLVAAGRLGRKSGRGFYEWSDR, via the coding sequence ATGAGCGCGCCGGCGCGCGTGGGCGTGCTCGGTGGCGGCCGCATGGGCGCCGGCATCGCGCACGCGTTCGCGCTCGCGGCGTCTCGCGTGACGATCGTCGAGCGTGACGACGCGTCGGCGGATGCGGCGAGCGCCCGCGTGTGGGAGAGCCTGCGTCGCTCGGTCGAGCGCGGAGCGACCGACCGCCCCCTCGACGCGCTCGCGGCGGCGGTGTCGGCGGGGACGGACGCGGCGGTCTTCGCCGACGCCGACCTCGTCGTCGAGGCGGTGCCCGAGGATCGCGACCTCAAGCTCGACGGCCTCCGCCGCGTCGAGGCGGTGCTGCCCGCGACCGCCGTGCTGGCCTCCAACACCTCCTCGATCTCCATCGATGCGCTCGCCGCGGCGCTCGAGCGTCCCGACCGCTTCCTCGGGCTGCACTTCTTCAACCCCGTGCCCGCATCGGCGCTCGTCGAGGTCGTGGTGGGGTCGGCCACCGCCCCCGACGTGCGGGCGGCGGCCGAGGGCTGGGTGGCGGCGCTCGGCAAGCGCGCGGTCGTCGTGCGCGATGCTCCGGGTTTCGCGTCGAGCCGCCTCGGCGTCGCGCTCGCGCTCGAGGCGATCCGCATGGTCGAGGAGGGTGTCGCCGAGCCGGCCGACATCGACGCCGCGATGGAGCTCGGGTACCGGCATCCGGTCGGCCCCCTGCACACGACCGACATCGTCGGGCTCGACGTGCGGCTCGGCATCGCCGAAGAGCTCGCCGCAACGCTCGGCGAGCGGTTCGCACCGCCGCAGCTGCTGCGCGACCTCGTCGCGGCGGGCCGCCTCGGACGCAAGAGCGGACGCGGCTTCTACGAATGGAGTGATCGATGA
- the paaZ gene encoding phenylacetic acid degradation bifunctional protein PaaZ translates to MTEILPSYVRGAWWTPDGDDPDATLVRDASTGEPVTRVSTRGLDVARVLDFARTVGQRSLGELTFHQRAVLLKRFAVELNAHKEELYALSQRSGSTVRDSLSDIDGGIGVLFTYSSKGRRELPNARVYVDGPVEPLSKDGSFLGRHVYTRLPGVAVQINAFNFPMWGALEKFAPAFLAGVPTVVKPATPTAYIAEAWVRILVDSGLLPDGSLQLVSGSVPGLFDALQLGDLVGFTGSAVTADRLRRHESVQTGGVRFTSETDSINASVLGPDAQPGTPEFDAYVKQLLVELTTKAGQKCTAIRRAIVPEAAVDAVVEALRAKVAERVVLGDPRADGVTMGPVVSLAQRDEVVRQVRRLLDAGGELVLGDLDAPVVRRADGSDGTLADGAFLAPMIVRFVDAATPAVHEIEAFGPVASILPYTSVAEAADLVARGGGSLVTSVATHDPDVAVELMGRIGAYNGRVLFLDRDDARTSTGHGAPVPHLVHGGPGRAGGGEELGGIRAVLHHMQRTAVQGTPAFLTALTGVWHEGAAASPGGRHPFRKSLAELRIGDQVVSPSREVTLADIETFAHFTGDTFYAHMDERSAAANPFFPGRVAHGYLLVSWAAGLFVDPDPGPVLANYGLENLRFVTPVSPGDEIRVVLTAKQITPRETDEYGEVRWDAVIRNQRDEIVASYDVLTLVAKEQGADAATAAVEAEPAVAS, encoded by the coding sequence ATGACCGAGATCCTGCCCAGCTACGTCCGGGGCGCGTGGTGGACCCCGGACGGCGATGACCCCGATGCGACGCTCGTGCGCGACGCGTCGACGGGCGAGCCGGTGACGCGGGTCAGCACGCGCGGCCTCGACGTCGCGCGTGTGCTGGACTTCGCGCGCACCGTCGGGCAGCGGAGCCTCGGCGAGCTGACGTTCCATCAGCGCGCAGTGCTGCTCAAGCGCTTCGCGGTCGAGCTGAACGCGCACAAGGAGGAGCTGTACGCGCTGTCGCAGCGCAGCGGCTCCACCGTCCGCGACTCGCTCAGCGACATCGACGGCGGCATCGGCGTGCTCTTCACGTACTCGTCGAAGGGGCGGCGCGAGCTGCCCAACGCCCGCGTGTACGTCGATGGGCCGGTCGAGCCACTGTCGAAGGACGGCTCGTTCCTCGGCCGGCACGTCTACACGCGGCTCCCGGGCGTCGCCGTCCAGATCAACGCGTTCAACTTCCCGATGTGGGGGGCCCTGGAGAAGTTCGCCCCGGCTTTCCTCGCGGGCGTCCCCACGGTGGTCAAACCCGCCACCCCGACCGCATACATCGCCGAGGCGTGGGTGCGCATCCTCGTCGACTCCGGGCTCCTCCCCGACGGGTCGCTGCAGCTGGTCAGCGGCAGCGTGCCGGGGCTCTTCGACGCCTTGCAGCTCGGCGACCTCGTCGGCTTCACCGGGAGCGCCGTGACCGCCGACCGCCTCCGCCGGCACGAGAGCGTGCAGACCGGCGGCGTGCGCTTCACGAGCGAGACCGATTCGATCAACGCGTCGGTGCTCGGTCCCGACGCGCAGCCGGGCACCCCGGAGTTCGACGCCTACGTGAAGCAGCTGCTCGTCGAGCTGACGACGAAGGCCGGACAGAAGTGCACGGCGATCCGCCGGGCGATCGTGCCGGAGGCCGCGGTCGACGCCGTCGTGGAGGCGCTGCGCGCCAAGGTCGCCGAGCGCGTCGTGCTCGGCGACCCCCGTGCGGACGGCGTCACGATGGGTCCGGTCGTCTCGCTCGCGCAGCGTGACGAGGTGGTGCGGCAGGTGCGGCGCCTCCTCGACGCGGGCGGCGAGCTGGTGCTCGGCGACCTCGACGCGCCGGTCGTCCGCCGGGCGGACGGCAGCGACGGCACGCTCGCCGACGGCGCGTTCCTCGCACCGATGATCGTGCGGTTCGTGGATGCGGCGACCCCGGCCGTGCACGAGATCGAGGCGTTCGGCCCGGTCGCGAGCATCCTGCCCTACACCTCGGTCGCCGAGGCGGCCGACCTCGTCGCGCGCGGCGGCGGATCGCTCGTCACGAGCGTCGCGACCCACGACCCCGACGTCGCGGTCGAGCTCATGGGCCGCATCGGCGCCTACAACGGCCGTGTGCTCTTCCTCGACCGCGACGACGCGCGCACGTCGACGGGCCACGGCGCGCCCGTGCCGCATCTCGTGCATGGCGGACCCGGCCGCGCCGGCGGCGGCGAGGAGCTCGGCGGCATCCGCGCGGTGCTGCACCACATGCAGCGCACCGCCGTGCAGGGGACGCCCGCGTTCCTCACCGCGCTCACGGGTGTGTGGCACGAGGGCGCCGCGGCGTCGCCGGGCGGCCGCCACCCGTTCCGCAAGTCGCTCGCCGAGCTGCGGATAGGGGACCAGGTCGTGTCGCCCTCGCGCGAGGTCACACTCGCCGACATCGAGACGTTCGCGCACTTCACGGGCGACACCTTCTACGCGCACATGGACGAGCGCTCCGCCGCCGCGAACCCGTTCTTCCCGGGCCGTGTCGCGCACGGCTACCTCCTCGTCTCGTGGGCGGCGGGGCTCTTCGTCGACCCCGACCCGGGCCCCGTGCTCGCCAACTACGGCCTCGAGAACCTGCGGTTCGTCACCCCGGTCTCGCCCGGCGACGAGATCCGCGTCGTCCTCACGGCGAAGCAGATCACACCGCGCGAGACCGACGAATACGGCGAGGTGCGCTGGGACGCCGTCATCCGCAACCAGCGCGACGAGATCGTCGCGTCCTACGACGTGCTCACCCTCGTCGCGAAGGAGCAGGGCGCGGATGCGGCGACCGCCGCGGTCGAGGCCGAGCCGGCGGTGGCGTCGTGA
- the paaI gene encoding hydroxyphenylacetyl-CoA thioesterase PaaI: MMQRDRASAALGMRVERDEPGHAVVSMTVREDMLNGFAITHGGLVFALADTAFAIACNEDERVTVAAGADITFLKSTTSGQTLTATALRRVRRGRSGLYDVTVTDDAGDVVAEFRGRSRTTDRPA, from the coding sequence ATGATGCAGCGCGACCGCGCCTCGGCGGCGCTCGGCATGCGCGTCGAGCGGGACGAGCCGGGCCACGCCGTCGTGTCGATGACGGTGCGCGAGGACATGCTGAACGGCTTCGCGATCACTCACGGCGGGCTCGTGTTCGCCCTCGCCGACACCGCGTTCGCGATCGCGTGCAACGAGGACGAGCGCGTGACCGTCGCCGCCGGCGCCGACATCACGTTCCTGAAGTCCACGACGTCGGGGCAGACGCTGACCGCGACGGCTCTGCGACGCGTCCGGCGCGGTCGCAGCGGCCTGTACGACGTCACCGTCACCGACGACGCCGGCGATGTCGTCGCGGAGTTCCGCGGCCGCTCGCGCACGACCGATCGCCCCGCCTGA
- a CDS encoding enoyl-CoA hydratase/isomerase family protein — translation MSDVLRLDRADDRVVATLDRPEVRNAIDQATVDALHALCGELETRPRILILRGAGGVFASGADIAQLRERRAVDARRGINSEAFRRIRRLPMPVIAAIDGYALGGGAELAYAADIRIGTPGMRIGNPETGLGIIAAAGATWRLPAIVGEARASELLLTGRILDGAEALAWGLVSSLHEPDELVGAAHAVADRIARHDPLATRHTKSALLAPADAHPAIEADLQAELFESPEKERRMTAFLERKHR, via the coding sequence ATGTCCGACGTGCTCCGGCTCGACCGCGCCGACGACCGTGTGGTCGCGACGCTCGACCGCCCCGAGGTGCGCAACGCGATCGATCAGGCGACGGTCGACGCGCTCCACGCGCTGTGCGGCGAGCTCGAGACGCGCCCGCGGATCCTCATCCTGCGTGGCGCCGGCGGCGTCTTCGCGTCGGGCGCCGACATCGCGCAGCTGCGGGAGCGCCGCGCCGTCGACGCCCGCCGCGGCATCAACTCCGAGGCCTTCCGCCGCATCCGGCGCCTGCCGATGCCCGTCATCGCCGCGATCGACGGCTATGCGCTGGGCGGCGGGGCGGAGCTCGCGTACGCCGCCGACATCCGCATCGGCACGCCGGGGATGCGCATCGGCAACCCTGAGACCGGTCTCGGCATCATCGCGGCGGCCGGCGCGACATGGCGGCTGCCGGCGATCGTGGGCGAGGCGCGCGCGAGCGAGCTGCTGCTCACCGGGCGCATCCTCGACGGCGCCGAAGCGCTCGCGTGGGGGCTCGTGTCGTCGCTGCACGAACCCGACGAGCTGGTCGGCGCCGCGCACGCCGTCGCCGACCGCATCGCACGGCACGACCCGCTCGCTACCCGGCACACCAAGTCGGCCCTGCTCGCCCCCGCCGACGCGCATCCCGCGATCGAGGCGGACCTGCAGGCCGAGCTGTTCGAGAGCCCCGAGAAGGAGCGCCGCATGACCGCCTTCCTCGAGAGGAAGCACCGATGA
- a CDS encoding PaaI family thioesterase: MSDGWWRISPGALDDKLGIEVREQSPDRVVATMPVAGNTQSLGRLHGGASAALAEAVGSWAAMVHASTLGKVCVGVDLNITHHRGARDGVLTATATALHRGRRTATYDIRIDDAGGRLVATARITNLLVDRD; this comes from the coding sequence ATGAGCGACGGATGGTGGCGGATCAGCCCGGGAGCCCTCGACGACAAACTCGGCATCGAGGTCCGGGAGCAGTCCCCCGACCGGGTCGTCGCGACCATGCCCGTCGCCGGCAACACGCAGTCGCTCGGTCGCCTGCACGGCGGGGCGAGCGCAGCGCTCGCGGAGGCCGTGGGGTCGTGGGCGGCGATGGTGCACGCGAGCACGCTCGGCAAGGTGTGTGTCGGCGTCGACCTGAACATCACCCACCACCGCGGTGCGCGCGACGGCGTCCTCACCGCGACCGCGACCGCGCTGCATCGCGGGCGCCGCACGGCGACCTACGACATCCGAATCGACGATGCGGGCGGTCGCCTGGTGGCGACCGCCCGCATCACGAATCTCCTCGTCGACCGCGACTGA
- a CDS encoding MarR family transcriptional regulator, giving the protein MSDTRVLDPAQLGAYFALIEVSSLLRHTVEQQLKEAGDLSYVQFQLLATLGDRPEGSSRMTDLADGVVYSRSGLTYQAQLLEQRRLVTRSPSPDDERSVTVTLTEAGRDILARVFPGHIAVVHDLFLAPLSDADVRTLGAILGRVRDHMRALPPRSAAPRRRGRST; this is encoded by the coding sequence ATGTCCGACACCCGCGTCCTCGACCCCGCCCAGCTCGGCGCGTACTTCGCGCTCATCGAAGTGAGCAGCCTGCTGCGACACACGGTCGAACAGCAGCTGAAAGAGGCCGGCGACCTCAGCTACGTGCAGTTCCAGCTGCTCGCGACCCTCGGTGACCGCCCCGAGGGCAGCAGCCGCATGACCGACCTGGCCGATGGCGTCGTCTACAGCCGCAGCGGCCTGACCTATCAGGCGCAGCTGCTGGAGCAGCGGAGGCTCGTCACGCGCTCGCCGTCACCCGACGACGAGCGCAGCGTCACCGTGACGCTCACCGAGGCGGGGCGCGACATTCTCGCGCGCGTCTTCCCCGGCCACATCGCCGTCGTCCACGACCTCTTCCTCGCACCGCTCAGCGATGCCGACGTGCGCACGCTGGGCGCGATCCTCGGGCGCGTGCGTGACCACATGCGCGCACTTCCCCCGCGCTCGGCGGCCCCTCGGCGCCGCGGCCGCTCGACGTGA
- a CDS encoding NADP-dependent oxidoreductase — MKSIRFHETGDPSVLHWEDVALPEPGPGQVRLAVAGAAVNPADNGLRAGTLPIPVALPHVPGYDVSGTIDAIGEGVTDWRVGDAVIAFLPMGEDGGAAEFALAPAAALAAAPTGVALVDAAGMPSVALTAWQALFEHAGLRAGQRILVVGAGGVVGSYAVQLAHRAGAQVVATASPRSAERVGADGADEVIDHTVGDLADAAIAPVDVLLNLAPLDPAEFTALVGLVRDGGVVVSTTAWLETPGDADRNVRAETVFVRSDAAQLARLVDLVDRSELRVDAAERVTLRELPAVHERIAAGALRGKVVVVPAA; from the coding sequence ATGAAGAGCATCCGCTTCCACGAGACCGGTGACCCGAGCGTGCTGCACTGGGAGGACGTCGCTCTCCCCGAGCCTGGCCCGGGGCAGGTGCGCCTGGCCGTCGCAGGCGCCGCCGTCAACCCCGCCGACAATGGCCTGCGAGCCGGGACATTGCCCATCCCCGTCGCGCTCCCTCACGTCCCGGGATACGACGTGTCCGGCACGATCGACGCGATCGGCGAGGGAGTGACGGACTGGCGTGTGGGGGATGCCGTGATCGCCTTCCTGCCGATGGGTGAGGACGGCGGTGCAGCCGAGTTCGCGCTCGCGCCGGCCGCCGCGCTCGCGGCAGCACCGACGGGCGTTGCGCTCGTGGATGCCGCCGGCATGCCGTCGGTGGCGCTCACGGCGTGGCAGGCGCTTTTCGAGCACGCCGGGCTCCGCGCCGGACAGCGCATCCTCGTCGTTGGGGCGGGCGGGGTCGTCGGCAGCTACGCCGTGCAGCTCGCTCACCGGGCCGGCGCGCAGGTCGTCGCGACGGCGAGTCCGCGCAGCGCTGAGCGCGTGGGCGCCGACGGTGCCGACGAGGTGATCGACCACACGGTCGGCGACCTGGCCGACGCCGCGATCGCGCCCGTCGACGTGCTGCTGAACCTCGCACCGCTCGACCCCGCGGAGTTCACCGCGCTCGTCGGCCTCGTCCGCGACGGCGGCGTTGTCGTCAGCACGACGGCGTGGCTCGAGACGCCGGGCGACGCCGATCGCAATGTACGGGCGGAGACCGTCTTCGTCCGCAGCGACGCGGCGCAGCTTGCTCGGCTCGTCGACCTCGTCGACCGGAGCGAGCTGCGCGTCGACGCCGCTGAGCGCGTGACGCTGCGCGAGCTCCCCGCCGTGCACGAGCGCATCGCCGCCGGCGCTCTGCGCGGCAAGGTCGTGGTCGTCCCGGCGGCGTGA